A stretch of the uncultured Desulfobacter sp. genome encodes the following:
- a CDS encoding AEC family transporter, with product MIILNTLFPLLSMMALGYMLKRRGMTSNEFLNTLDKLVYYIFFPVMLFWKTAKSTGTDASGTMLLLAVLTTVFLASVLSYLYIRTTKMPDKSIGSFFQASFRFNTYIGMATVLTVLGEEGIRLFSILIGCLIPVINVLSVSVMIWHSGSTPSMVQRLRILLRALISNPLIIGCAAGLLLSGSGYRVPAFIDNFLALVASMTLPLALISMGGTLTFAGISKHWPNALAASAIKLLIMPVTGYYMLILFCVSDTAFKTGMIYFCLPTSTAIAVLSAQLNSDVELASTAVMISTLLSFISLSVALVL from the coding sequence ATGATAATACTCAACACCCTGTTCCCCCTGCTTTCCATGATGGCATTGGGATATATGCTCAAGCGCCGGGGCATGACATCAAATGAATTTTTAAACACCCTTGATAAATTGGTGTACTATATTTTTTTCCCGGTTATGCTTTTCTGGAAAACTGCCAAGTCCACCGGCACGGACGCATCCGGCACCATGCTTCTTCTGGCCGTACTTACCACTGTTTTTCTGGCTTCGGTGCTTTCTTATTTGTACATACGAACAACAAAAATGCCGGACAAGTCAATTGGATCGTTTTTCCAGGCCTCATTCCGATTCAACACCTATATCGGCATGGCCACTGTCCTTACCGTTCTCGGTGAAGAGGGTATTCGGCTGTTCAGCATCCTTATCGGATGCCTGATTCCTGTTATCAATGTGCTCTCGGTTTCCGTTATGATCTGGCATTCAGGCAGCACCCCATCCATGGTTCAACGCCTGCGTATTTTGCTGCGGGCACTGATATCCAATCCGCTGATCATCGGATGTGCTGCAGGCTTGCTTTTATCCGGTTCCGGATATCGTGTGCCTGCATTTATCGATAACTTTCTTGCCCTGGTAGCCTCCATGACGCTTCCCCTTGCCTTGATCTCCATGGGCGGAACCCTCACGTTTGCGGGCATTTCAAAGCATTGGCCCAATGCCCTGGCGGCTTCGGCCATCAAACTCTTGATAATGCCGGTCACAGGCTATTACATGCTTATACTGTTCTGCGTATCTGATACAGCCTTCAAAACAGGCATGATTTATTTCTGCCTGCCCACTTCCACAGCCATTGCCGTTTTGTCAGCCCAGCTGAACTCAGATGTGGAACTTGCATCCACAGCTGTGATGATCTCAACATTACTCTCTTTTATTTCACTGTCTGTGGCACTGGTTTTATAG
- a CDS encoding pancreas/duodenum homeobox protein 1, which produces MVQKNFDSILTQEFLDELLPPERSDQFFDALYGDASEGAYDIRLEPISISGSRIVLAFNLLRRPDKCLVCSLTYGLPNVFTRHPLININGMIEKIKEAGIPAKNWRLGDTEENSASLHIIPLYIDLDK; this is translated from the coding sequence ATGGTTCAAAAAAATTTTGACAGCATACTCACCCAAGAATTTTTAGATGAGCTGTTACCGCCTGAAAGAAGTGATCAGTTTTTTGATGCGCTGTATGGTGATGCCTCAGAAGGAGCCTATGACATCAGGCTGGAACCTATCAGTATTTCCGGCAGCCGGATTGTACTTGCCTTTAATCTGCTACGCCGGCCGGACAAATGCCTGGTGTGCAGCCTGACATACGGACTGCCCAACGTTTTTACCCGGCACCCTTTGATCAATATCAACGGTATGATTGAAAAAATAAAAGAGGCAGGAATTCCGGCAAAAAACTGGCGTTTAGGAGATACCGAGGAAAATTCCGCGTCCCTTCATATTATTCCTTTATATATCGACCTAGACAAATAG
- a CDS encoding Xaa-Pro peptidase family protein: protein MIDKLLPLDLTPEAEISRRIQALKKQMAQVGIDGVFLTHRPDYYYFSGSAQDAWLYVTLAHEPLLFVKRYLPRAVAESPLTQIVPVHSVTEIPQIIKDTHGDFPKTMGISFDLVPVRDFRFYQSLFFGCTWQDASPLIMSCRAIKSEYELGMMQEVAKISSRVFDFIAETLEPGIRETDLAGRIEAFARTQGHSGRLQTRHYRSVGFTFHIMGGESGGQSGALDSPVCGTGMYTAFPFGAGTRVIEKNDPVLIDLGTMAFGYHMDESRMFVAGKMTGQADAASQAAIDILLHVKDAMKPGVAMKTIFQSAVTMADGLGYGDQFLGLSGFKSKFLGHGIGLELVEDPIISKGRSTALEPGMVFAVEPKFIFKDRFAAGIESVILITETGSRFLSIVPNKVFSI from the coding sequence ATGATAGATAAACTTTTGCCCCTGGATCTGACCCCTGAAGCAGAAATCAGCCGGCGGATACAAGCCCTGAAAAAGCAGATGGCCCAGGTCGGTATAGACGGCGTCTTTTTGACCCACAGACCTGATTATTACTACTTCAGCGGTTCAGCCCAGGATGCCTGGCTATACGTAACCCTGGCGCATGAGCCTCTGTTATTTGTCAAAAGATACCTTCCCCGGGCTGTTGCCGAAAGTCCGCTGACCCAGATTGTCCCGGTCCACTCCGTCACGGAGATCCCCCAGATCATCAAAGACACCCACGGCGATTTTCCAAAAACCATGGGCATCTCCTTTGACCTTGTTCCGGTCAGGGATTTCAGGTTTTATCAATCATTATTTTTTGGTTGTACCTGGCAGGATGCAAGCCCGCTGATCATGTCTTGCCGGGCAATAAAATCAGAATATGAGCTTGGTATGATGCAGGAGGTGGCAAAAATATCCAGCCGGGTATTTGACTTTATTGCCGAAACCCTTGAACCCGGCATTCGGGAAACAGACCTGGCCGGACGCATTGAGGCCTTTGCCAGGACCCAGGGCCACTCGGGCCGCCTTCAGACCCGCCACTACAGATCTGTTGGGTTTACCTTCCATATCATGGGCGGCGAAAGCGGGGGGCAGTCCGGCGCCCTTGATTCTCCGGTATGCGGCACCGGCATGTACACCGCCTTTCCCTTTGGTGCGGGTACCCGGGTCATTGAAAAAAATGATCCCGTACTCATTGATCTGGGCACTATGGCCTTTGGCTATCACATGGATGAATCCCGGATGTTTGTGGCCGGAAAGATGACCGGCCAGGCAGATGCCGCAAGCCAGGCGGCCATTGACATTCTTTTACACGTCAAGGACGCCATGAAGCCAGGTGTTGCCATGAAAACGATTTTTCAGTCAGCCGTGACCATGGCGGACGGGCTTGGATATGGGGACCAATTTTTAGGGCTTTCCGGCTTTAAGTCCAAATTTTTAGGACATGGCATCGGCCTTGAACTGGTGGAGGACCCCATCATTTCAAAGGGACGAAGCACAGCGCTTGAACCGGGAATGGTGTTTGCGGTGGAGCCGAAATTCATTTTTAAAGACCGGTTTGCTGCAGGTATAGAAAGCGTCATCCTCATAACGGAAACCGGCAGCCGGTTTTTAAGCATAGTCCCCAACAAGGTGTTTTCGATCTAA
- the surE gene encoding 5'/3'-nucleotidase SurE, translating to MKILVTNDDGYQAPGIRALFNALKSDHEVILAAPDMEKSAVGHGITLHTPLKHHKVRLGHNDFGHAVAGNPADCVKLALFDICDQTPDLVISGINAGSNTGVNINYSGTVGAAREAAINGIPAIAVSIQYGDDMDFQGMASYTASILEKTMALDLPPGVFLNINAPAISFDRIAGTKVTSQADNNLINMFDRRQNPRDLTYYWYASMKPTKACEGSDDGALLENFISITPLQCDTTAHAAMDMIAKADF from the coding sequence ATGAAAATATTAGTGACAAACGACGACGGATACCAGGCTCCGGGCATCCGGGCCCTGTTCAATGCCTTGAAATCGGATCATGAGGTAATTCTGGCTGCCCCTGATATGGAAAAAAGCGCCGTGGGACACGGCATCACCCTGCATACACCACTGAAACACCACAAAGTGCGCCTGGGACACAATGACTTTGGCCATGCGGTTGCCGGAAACCCTGCCGACTGCGTCAAGCTGGCCCTGTTTGATATCTGTGACCAGACACCTGATCTTGTAATTTCAGGCATCAATGCCGGGTCCAACACCGGGGTAAACATCAACTATTCAGGTACCGTGGGCGCGGCCCGGGAAGCGGCCATTAACGGAATTCCCGCCATCGCCGTTTCTATCCAGTACGGTGATGATATGGACTTTCAGGGTATGGCAAGCTACACGGCCTCCATTCTGGAGAAGACCATGGCACTGGATCTCCCCCCGGGGGTTTTTTTGAACATCAATGCCCCGGCCATCTCCTTTGACCGCATCGCCGGCACAAAGGTTACATCCCAGGCGGATAACAACCTGATCAATATGTTCGACCGCCGGCAAAATCCAAGAGATCTCACATACTACTGGTACGCCAGCATGAAGCCGACAAAGGCTTGTGAAGGCTCTGATGACGGTGCTCTGCTTGAAAACTTTATCTCCATCACACCCCTGCAGTGCGACACGACTGCCCATGCCGCCATGGATATGATCGCAAAGGCTGATTTTTAA
- a CDS encoding TetR/AcrR family transcriptional regulator, whose protein sequence is MGRKSISHIRKPEILRHTYKVVEEEGFKGMTIGKIAKRMGVNSGLLIHYFKSKEGLIMEMVDFLYETSMNNYLKELQTLTSPKERMDTLLGILFDASGTWPQRDAVFWSCYAMGFRDENIRERIQDMMLKFIEFGIKEIAGWEETGLASVENRKRASAKIFALSEGFGIVKNSLDDPKLIQEVADFFKNTTLQILNCKSSLDKE, encoded by the coding sequence ATGGGAAGAAAAAGCATATCTCATATCAGAAAACCTGAAATACTGAGACATACCTACAAGGTTGTGGAAGAAGAAGGCTTTAAGGGTATGACCATCGGTAAAATCGCAAAACGCATGGGCGTCAATTCAGGTCTGCTGATTCATTACTTCAAAAGTAAAGAAGGTCTGATCATGGAAATGGTAGATTTCCTTTATGAAACTTCCATGAATAATTATTTAAAGGAACTGCAGACGCTCACCAGCCCCAAGGAGCGTATGGATACACTGCTGGGAATCCTTTTTGACGCCAGCGGCACCTGGCCCCAGCGGGATGCGGTATTTTGGTCCTGCTATGCCATGGGATTCAGGGATGAGAATATCAGGGAAAGAATCCAAGACATGATGCTTAAATTCATTGAATTCGGCATTAAGGAGATCGCAGGCTGGGAAGAGACAGGGCTTGCCAGTGTCGAAAATAGAAAGAGAGCTTCTGCCAAAATTTTTGCCCTGTCAGAGGGCTTTGGTATTGTGAAAAATTCACTGGATGATCCCAAGCTCATTCAGGAGGTTGCCGACTTTTTTAAAAATACCACCCTGCAAATTTTAAATTGCAAATCATCATTAGATAAAGAGTAG
- a CDS encoding MFS transporter produces MTTPDKDSVEASEFQASNFQASRVTTIAFAHFVHDIYTSFLAPLLPLIIEKLSITLSQAGLLSTVMQIPSLANPFIGLFADNKGLARWLVILAPTLTAIPMSFIGIAPSYGMLLVLVFVAGISVSLFHVPAPVTVARYSGRYKGRGMSFFMTGGELARTMGPILAVAAVSYLGLAQFHFVLALALATSVLLFIALEPSQESIKAKRRGSLTQAYKEIRHVLNPLAGILSARAMMHGSMGMFLTVYVEQATGSLWLGGTALTLYEATGVAGILSAGTLSDRLGRRRVLFWALAVAPVTILLFATTTGVIQIASLLITGFTVLSTTPVMLALVQENAKESPAAANGLFMMLSFAVRSIAVVVAGALADAFDLERMFIISALAGFTAIPFLIKLKK; encoded by the coding sequence ATGACAACACCAGATAAGGATTCGGTAGAGGCGTCCGAATTTCAAGCGTCCAATTTTCAAGCATCCAGGGTCACCACCATTGCATTTGCCCATTTTGTTCATGATATTTACACAAGCTTTCTGGCTCCCCTGCTGCCCCTGATCATTGAAAAGCTTTCCATTACCCTGAGCCAGGCAGGCCTTTTATCCACGGTGATGCAGATCCCATCCCTGGCTAACCCGTTTATTGGCCTGTTTGCAGACAACAAAGGGCTTGCCCGTTGGCTGGTGATCCTGGCCCCGACCCTGACAGCCATTCCCATGAGCTTCATCGGCATTGCGCCGTCCTATGGTATGCTGCTGGTCCTGGTCTTTGTGGCTGGTATCTCGGTATCCCTGTTCCATGTCCCTGCTCCGGTGACGGTGGCGAGGTATTCGGGCAGATATAAAGGGCGGGGCATGAGTTTTTTCATGACCGGCGGTGAGCTTGCAAGGACAATGGGTCCCATCCTTGCCGTTGCCGCGGTCTCTTACCTGGGCCTGGCCCAGTTCCATTTTGTCCTGGCCCTGGCCCTGGCCACCTCCGTGCTGTTGTTCATCGCCCTGGAACCGTCCCAGGAGTCTATAAAAGCAAAACGGCGGGGATCTTTAACCCAGGCCTACAAAGAAATCCGGCATGTGCTCAATCCCCTGGCAGGCATTCTTTCTGCCAGGGCCATGATGCACGGCTCCATGGGTATGTTTTTGACCGTATATGTGGAACAGGCCACAGGGTCGTTGTGGCTGGGCGGCACGGCTCTGACCCTGTATGAGGCCACCGGCGTTGCAGGCATCCTTTCAGCCGGCACCCTGTCCGATCGTTTAGGGCGAAGGCGAGTATTATTCTGGGCGTTGGCTGTCGCCCCCGTTACCATCTTATTATTTGCCACAACCACGGGAGTGATTCAAATCGCTTCGCTTTTGATAACAGGGTTCACCGTATTGTCCACCACCCCTGTGATGCTGGCCCTGGTCCAGGAGAATGCCAAGGAAAGCCCGGCAGCCGCCAACGGTCTTTTCATGATGCTCTCCTTTGCCGTAAGATCTATAGCGGTTGTGGTGGCAGGAGCACTTGCAGACGCATTCGACCTGGAGAGAATGTTTATCATATCTGCTTTGGCGGGTTTCACGGCAATTCCATTTCTCATCAAATTAAAAAAATAA
- a CDS encoding 4Fe-4S dicluster domain-containing protein — MIDLYKKLALHLDKMPAGFPATDSGVEVKILKRLFTQDEATIVLGLNMWPEPVPVIAERLSMEPESLGGTLMEMSKKGLIFRAGKDDSPSYMAIQFVIGIWEFNLNRLNTGLIRDVNEYLPQYMKKSWLKYKTKQLRVIPVSKTVTVDLTTMPYETAEEIIAKQKKIVVSDCICRKEHDMVGQPCDYPKEVCLTFGSGAYYYEGNGLGRGIDVEEALAILEKGRQAGLVLQPGNAKDPGNICMCCGCCCQVLANLKTLEQPAKAVHSNYFAQVDADECVACEACVVRCHMDAIILDDTAAAVNFDRCIGCGVCVPVCPSGAIALGKKQETDQYNPPANTFETYLTMAQERGNI, encoded by the coding sequence ATGATCGATCTTTACAAAAAACTGGCCCTGCATCTGGATAAAATGCCGGCAGGCTTTCCGGCAACTGATTCCGGTGTTGAAGTAAAAATTCTTAAACGGCTTTTTACACAAGATGAGGCTACCATTGTGCTTGGGCTGAACATGTGGCCGGAACCTGTGCCGGTTATTGCCGAACGTTTATCAATGGAGCCGGAAAGTTTAGGCGGCACACTCATGGAGATGTCTAAAAAAGGCCTGATTTTCAGGGCCGGCAAAGATGATTCTCCGTCATATATGGCCATTCAGTTTGTGATCGGTATCTGGGAATTTAATCTCAATCGCCTCAATACAGGGCTGATCAGGGATGTGAATGAATATCTGCCCCAATATATGAAAAAAAGTTGGCTTAAATATAAAACCAAACAGCTGCGTGTCATTCCGGTGTCAAAAACGGTGACCGTAGATTTGACCACCATGCCCTATGAGACTGCCGAAGAGATTATTGCCAAACAAAAGAAAATTGTGGTCAGTGACTGCATCTGCCGCAAGGAGCATGACATGGTGGGCCAACCCTGTGATTATCCTAAGGAGGTGTGCCTCACATTCGGTTCTGGGGCCTACTATTATGAAGGAAACGGCCTGGGTCGAGGCATTGATGTGGAAGAAGCATTAGCCATTCTTGAAAAAGGGCGTCAAGCAGGGTTGGTGCTTCAGCCGGGTAATGCAAAAGATCCGGGTAATATCTGTATGTGCTGCGGGTGCTGCTGTCAGGTGCTGGCGAATCTGAAAACGCTTGAACAACCGGCAAAGGCCGTGCATTCCAATTATTTCGCCCAGGTTGATGCGGATGAATGTGTGGCGTGTGAAGCCTGTGTGGTGCGCTGTCATATGGATGCCATTATTCTGGATGACACGGCGGCAGCGGTTAACTTTGACCGGTGTATTGGCTGTGGGGTGTGCGTGCCGGTTTGTCCGTCCGGGGCCATAGCTTTGGGTAAAAAGCAGGAGACAGATCAATATAATCCGCCTGCAAATACGTTCGAAACATATTTGACTATGGCCCAGGAAAGAGGAAACATTTAG
- a CDS encoding peptidylprolyl isomerase codes for MADLTAIMETSKGTINITLFADKTPYTVGNFVNLAKREYYNGLTFHRVISDFMIQGGCPYGNGMGGPGYEFEDEFKKDLKHDKPGILSMANAGPGTNGSQFFITHVPTPHLDGMHTVFGAVVSQEDQDVVNSITQGDTIESITIKGNVGSVFKKIKAKLDGWNKTLSKSFPKLPKA; via the coding sequence ATGGCAGATTTGACAGCAATTATGGAAACGTCAAAAGGCACCATTAACATTACGCTTTTTGCCGACAAGACCCCGTATACCGTAGGAAATTTTGTAAACCTTGCCAAACGGGAATATTATAACGGGTTAACCTTTCACCGTGTGATTTCCGATTTTATGATCCAGGGCGGATGTCCTTACGGCAACGGCATGGGCGGCCCGGGCTACGAATTTGAGGATGAATTCAAAAAAGATCTTAAACACGACAAGCCCGGAATCCTGTCAATGGCAAATGCCGGTCCCGGGACAAACGGCAGCCAGTTTTTTATTACTCATGTGCCCACACCCCATCTCGACGGTATGCACACCGTATTCGGAGCTGTTGTCAGCCAGGAAGATCAGGACGTGGTTAACAGCATCACCCAGGGTGATACCATTGAAAGCATTACCATCAAAGGCAATGTGGGTTCTGTGTTCAAAAAAATCAAAGCCAAACTGGATGGGTGGAATAAGACGTTGAGTAAGTCCTTTCCCAAGCTTCCCAAAGCTTAA